Sequence from the bacterium genome:
GCAGACCAAGGTCTTCTACCGTGAGATCCCCCTGGGCGGTTGGCACCTGAGCGAGGATCTGGCCCGCCAGAAGTCGCTGCCCATCGAGGAGGCGGAGGAGCGCAAGCGCAAGAACGGGGTGGCCGCCTTCCACGGAGGCAACGGCGACGGCAGTTCGGCCCTGGCCCTGCAGCAGCGCACCGTGCTCGAGGATTTCCTCGACGAGATCCGCCGCACCCTGCGTTTCTACGCCAAGGAGAGCGGCAAGAATGATTTCGGCAAGGTGCTGCTGACGGGCGGAGGCGCGGCCATGCCCGGCCTGCCCGAGCTGCTCACCGAGAAGTTCAATCTGCCCGTCGAGGCCTGGAATCCCCTGGCCGAGCTGGAAGGCGCCGAGAACCTGCCCCTGCAGGGACCGCAGTTCGCCCAGTGCGTGGGCCTGGCGATGAGGAGGGACTGAGTTGCAACACCTCTACCGCATCAACCTCAACAAGGGCGAGGACAAGGCGGCGCGCATCGCGCAGCAGCTGGACAACCAGCGCTGGGCCCTGCTTGTCCTCCTGGCCCTGCTGGCGGGCGGCGTCTCATGGTGGACCTGGTCCAGCAACCGTGAGCTGGACCACATGATCGCCGACAAGGAGGCCAAGATCGAACAGGTCAAGGCCGAGCTGCTGGAACTGAAGGAAACGGGCAACAAGCTGTCCAAGCAGGACATCCTGCGCTTGGCCAAGATGGAGAAGAGCCGCCTCCTCTGGACGCGCAAGATCATGGGCCTGGGCATGGAATGCTCGCGGGAGATGGCCCTGACCAGCGTGCGCTTCGAGAAGGGCTACCTCTACATCGTGGGCGTCCACAAGGTGCGCGAGGGGGTCGATCCCATCGACAACGTGATGGCCTTCGTGGACCAGCTCAAGGCCAACGCCCTCTTCAACCAGGACTTCGCCAGCGTGCAGTTCTTCAGCAGCCAGGACATCGTCAGCCACGACCAGAAGGCCCTGCTCTTCGAGATCCAGTGCAAGATCCAGCCGCAGTTCCTCAGCCGCGAGATGAACTTCGGCCAGGAATCCTAGGCCAGCGAAAGGACGCCGCCCATGAAACGAAACATCACCGGGTACGTGCTGCTGCTGGCTTTCGCCATCGCCATGAGCTACGCCTTCAGCACCATCGTCATCGCCAAACCCCAGCGCATCACCGAGCTGGAGGCCCAGCTGAAGTTCGAGCAGGAGAAGTTGATCAGCGCCCAGATCCTGGCCAGCGAACTGGTCAGCGTGTCCAGCATGATCGAGAAGAACCTGGCGGGCTCCACAAGGGACGGCCTCACGGAAGAAGCCAGCCTCGATTTCCTCAACACCATCATCGTCCGCTTGAGCGAGCTGGGCTGCGAGATCACCGACCTCAAGGCCCTGCCGCGCGAGAAGAACATCACCGACTACATCCGCACGCCCTACCAGGTGTCCTTCCGCGGCACCTACGCCCAGTTCGGGCGCTTCCTGAGCGAGATGGAGAAGGACAGCCGGCTGGTCACCGTGGAATTCCTCAAGATCGACAACGACCTGACCCAGTTGAATTTCGCCCGCACCTTCGATGACCTGAAGACACACAACTTCATCGTCAAGTTCTCCACCCTGACCCTGGTGCGCAGCGACCAGGACACGGACGCCGTGGCGAAGGGCGGACCAGGTGCGACCACCGCCAACACCGGGAACGCGGCCGTTCTGGCCGGGGAGGATGGCCAGTGAAAACCTATGCCCAGCTCTTCTGGAACCTGCTCATCGTCCTCTTCTTCGTCTCCCTGGGCTGGTTCGGCTGGCAGGCCTGGAACCTCCGCACCACCGTGGCGGAGTTGAAGGCGCGGCCCGACATCACGGTAGGCAGCGACAAGCGCCTGCGTAAAACGGTGGACGACCTGGAGGACCGCCTCAAGGAGCGCGCCACCTTCGTCTTCGAGAGCCGGACGGATCCCCTGGAGCTGTCCCGCGTCATCATCTCCAAGAACATCATGATGGACGACAAGAACTTCCTTGCCGCCCTGGAGAAGAAGCCGCGCCTCTCCTGCATCATCAACGGGGACGTGCCGCGGGCCATCATCCGCCTGAAGAACAAGAACCACGTGGTGGCGCCGGGGGACCGCTTCGAAGGATACCACGTGGCGGACATCGGCCGCGAGCAGGTCCGCCTCAGCGGCAACGGCCAGAACCTGACCCTGCGGGTGGAGGCCGCCACCAAGGACTTGGCCAAGCGCCTGTCCGAAGCCCACATCGACTTCTGATACCGAGGGAATTCACTGAAAACGGAGATAGAGCCCGATGACCAATCGATCCCTCCTTTCCATCTGTTGCGGAGGCATCCTGCTGGCGTCCAGCTGCTGGCTGGCCCCGGCCCACGCCATCACGCCCAGCCTGGACAACCGGGTCAGCATCAATGCCCAGGACGCCAACCTGGCGGACATCCTGGCCATCCTGGCCCGCCAGTCGGGCTACAACATCGTCACCGGCTCGGAGCTGAGTTCCGAGAAGGACAACGAGTTCGACCGCATCTCGCTCAGCCTGACCGACACGCCCATCCAGGAGGCGCTGGACCTGGTGGTGCGCGCCGCCGGCCTGAGCTACGAGAAAGTGGGCAACAGCTTCCTGGTGGCCGACCCCGTCAAGATCGCCACCGAGACCGGCCAGACCTCCTACGTCATCCCGCTCAACTTCGTCTCCGCCAGTGAAGTGCGGGAGATGATCAAGGACCTCACCAAGAGCGCCCAGGTGGACACCTCGGGCAACGCCCTCATCCTGCGCACCTCGACCAAGGTGCTGGACGAGGTGCGGGAGGTGGTGGCCCGCGTGGATCGGCCGGTGCCCCAGGTCATGCTGGAGGCCAAGCTGATCGAGGTCGTGGTGGGCGACCAGGAGTTGATGGGCGTGGATTGGGCGCGCCTCAACAAGATCACCAACATCCTGGCCGAGAACGGCAAGGTCCGCCAGGATTGGATGACCCCGGACGACTGGGGCAATCCCAGCAGCAACCAGGGCTGGAAGAACAACGCGGGAGGCCCCTGGGTCTGGATGAACGAGATCCAGACGGCCCGCGGCGCCCTGCCCCAGACGGCTCCCTTCCAGCCGCTGGACCTGGAGAACATGGGCCACTTCAGCCGCCAGATGACGGCCTTCGACGTGACCCTCAACTTCATGCTGCGCAACAACAAGGCCAGCGTGCTGGCCGCCAGCAAGGTGGCCACGCTCAACAACCGGCCGGCCAACATCGCCGTGGTGGACGTGGTCAGCTACGTCTTCAACGCGGGCGGCCAGACGCAGCAGATCACGGTCAAGGAGCAGGAGGTCGGCATCAAGCTAAGCATCCGACCCTCCATCAACCCCGAAGGCTGGATCACCACCGAGGTGTCGCCCGAGGTCAGCTCCATCGTGGACTGGATCGGCCCCAACTCCGACATCCCGCAGGTCAAGAAGCGGACCGCCACGACCACGGTGCGGGTCAAGGACAGCGAGTCCATCATCATCGCCGGCCTGCTGGAGACGCAAAAGACGCGGGTGGTCAACCGCCTGCCCATCCTGAGCAAGCTGCCCTTCGTCGGCGGCCTGTTCCGCTCCAATGAGGAGCGCATCGTCAAGACCGATCTGGTCATCCAGATCACGCCGCGCATCCTCATGCCCGAGGGCACCCATGTGGAGCCCCTGCCGGCCAACATCCAGGCGATCGAGGACGAACTGCGGCTGGACGACCTCATCCAGGACAACGACAAGTAAGCGGAGGATGCCAAGATGAAGGGTATGAGATTCCTGCTCCCCGCCGCCCTGGCACTGGCCTCCCTCTGGTGGGCCTGTGACAGCCGGACGGTGACCCAGGGCACGGGCGGGGACGGCAGCGGCCGCGCCATCGCCAGTGTCGAGGTCAGCGTCCAGCAGGGCGAGCTGTTCTACTCGCAGTCCACGCGCACGGCCCTGCGCGACACGGTGCGCGTGCTGGTGCTGGACGCCCAGCGCTCGGCCATCGCCGGCGTGACCGTCAGCTGCCAGGTGCAATCCAGTTTCGGCGGCGCGCTGGTGGCGCTGACCAACCACACCACGGACGCAACGGGCGAGGCCCGCTACGCCTTCCGCGTCCTTTCCAGCGACGCCGCCTTCTCCGGCGACCAGACCGTCACCTTCGTCGCCACCGCCGGCAGCCGCACGGGCTCGGCCCGCCTCTATCTCCACGAGCAGAGCGACATCCAGCTGGCCTTCCTCAATCCGGAGAACGGCTCCACCATCTACCGGATGGAGGACGCGGCGGAGACCCTGCCCGTGCAGGTCTACGCCTACCGCGACGTGACGGTGGGCGACGACACCCAGCGCATCGGCGTGCAGGGCGTGCTGCTCAACTTCTCGGTGGCGGCCATCGGCCCGGGCATTCCCGGCGTCATTTCCGCCCAGGGCCTCACCGGCGCGGGCGGCGTGACCACCAACGTCTACTACGCCAACAGCTCCAACCAGCCACGGGACACGGTGCGCGTCGCCTTCACGGCCTCCATCGCCGGCAGCCCGGCCCTCAACACGCAGAGCACGGTCAACCTGCTCAACAACTTCGGCTACCGCCTGGAGCGCATCCTGCCCCAGAACCCGCAGCTGCGCGGCGACATCCTCTGCGCCGACTCGACCCGCTTCGTCTACCAGTACAAGGACCACAGCGGCAGCCCGGTCTCCGGCCAGCGTTTCAACATCGTGCCCAGCCTCGGCGAGCTGACCAGCTCCACCATGTATTCCATGGTCACGGACGAGGCCGGCATCCTGCAGTTCTCCTGGCGTTCCTGCGACCAGGAGGGCGGGCAGCTCGTCCTCGCCCTCAACCACACCAGCGGCCGCACTTACAGCTACTTGTTCTCCGTGCAGGACGCCCGTCCCGTCGACCTCTCCATCATCACGCCGGCCTCGGGCGGCGAGCTGGAGATCGACAGCGAGTGCCTGGACGAGAACGCCACCACGGTGCGGGCCCGTCTGCGCTACAATGACACCTTCTCGCCCATCGTGGGCCGCACCATCGTCTTCTCGGCCGACTACGGGCAGATCGGCGGCAGCGCCACCACCGACGGCAGCGGCGTGGCCAGCGTCACCTGGCACAACTGCAACGAGAACAACGCCGGCCAGACCCTGACGCTGTCGGCCAACTTCATGGGCGGCAGCCCCACGCCCCTGTTGCAGGCCGTGGGCACCTACTCCATGGACCTGCCCCTGGGCACGCCCCATCATATCACCCTTAGCGTGGCCAATCCCGTGCTACCGGATCCCCAATCGGGGGCCCTGCAGTCGCCGGTGACGGCCACGGTCTTCAACAGCCAGAACCAGCGTCTGGGGGCTGGCATGGCCATCGGTTTCCGCACCAACGGCATCGGCCAGATCACGACCAGCGCCTTCACCAATGACACGGGCCAAGCCAGCGCCCTCTTCTCCATGAACAACCAGACGGGCATCAGCATGCTGCGCGCCTACTACGTGCGGCCCAACACCACGCCGGCCGAAACCCTCTGGAGCACGCCCAACACCATCACCGTGCAATCCGGCTTGCCGGCCAACGTCACCCTCTCCACCGCCACGCCGCGCATCCAGATCCTGGGCTTCGGCGCGGCCAGCGTGGCCTTGGTCACGGCCCGGGTGGTGGACGCCAGCGGCGCCACCATCACCATGGACTTGCCCGTCCACTTCACCATCCAGGCAGCGCCCCAGGGGGTCTATCTCAGCCGGCCGGGCACGGAGGAGCAGTTCTTCGCGGGGGACACCCTGGACGTCACCACCCAGAACGGCCAGGCCCAGATGACGATCAACGCCGGGCGGCGCCCGGGCATCGTCCAGATCGCCGCCGTGGTGGAGGCCACCTCCTATGACGTGGTGTCCACCGCCTCGCTGGTCACCATCGTGGCCGGCCCGCCCGTCTACGGCACGCTGGACTTCGATCCCACCGGCGTCCAGGTGGGGGCCTCCATCTGGCGCGTGCGCTGGTCGGCCCACTTTTGGGACCGCTATTCCAACGACGTGGAGGACTCCACCGCCGTCTACTTCTTCCTGGAACCAGCCAACATCGCCTCCATGGACGGCTTCGGCCTCACCGGCTTCGACGCCGACGACGGCGAGCACCTGCACGGCATCGCCGAGGACTGGATGACCTATCACTGCTCCAGCATCGGCGACACCATTGACGCGGCCTGGGCCTGCAGCGCCGGAGAAATCCTGGAGTACAACAACCCCTTCGACCCCAATGAGGTGACGGGCAGCCATCCGGGCGAGGTCTGCGTCACGCGCAACCCGGCCAATCCCATGTTCCAGCTGCCCTTCCAGGCCGGCGATCGGGATGACAACCTGGTCATCACCGGCACAAGGACCCAGATTCCCTACAGCATGTTGCCATGCAACCCCCCAACCCCCGTTCCCTATCCACCGAATGAGTGTTTCATGATAACGGCTCGGCTGGTGGACGGCTATGGCTGCGCGGTCCGGAATCAGCTGATCCAGTTCTGGGCCGACTTTGGTGGTGTCATCACCGTGCGGCCGCAATGGAGGCCACCGGCGGAGTGGGGATACGGACTTGATGTGGGCCTGACGGATGCCAACGGTGTGGTGGTGGCGGACATCTGTTGTGATCCCCGCGTTCTGCAGAACTTGGGGGCGCCCTGCGCCACAAACCCGAACTGCTGGAGCTTCGGCAGTTACACGCTGAACTATGGCTGTTACCGGTTGCCTGATGGCATTCCTTCCTCCAATGACATCAGCGTCACGTTGTCCCGGCCTTGTCAATAGACTTGTGATGCCCGCGCCGCGCGGCGCCAAGCAGGCGCGGCGCGGGCCACCCACCACATCCACGACCGCTCAGGGGAATTTGGAAGAAGAGCATGTTTGAGAAGATCGGCGAGATTCTGGTCCGCAAGGGCTTCATCAATCAGGAACAAGTCAGGCAGGCGATCAGCCAGAACTACATGGGCAAAAAGCTGGGCCAGGTCATGTTGGACCTCAACATGATCACCGAGGACCAGCTGGTCGAGGGCCTGGCCGAGCAATTGGGCGTGGATTTCGTCAGCAGCGAGCGCATCCTGCTGGCCGACGACGACGCCCTCACCAAGGTTGGCGAGGACTTCGCCAAGGCCAACCGCATCGTCCCCATCGTCATCGAGCACGGCGTGCTGGTGGTGGCCATGGCCGACACCGACGACCTCTCCGTGCTGGACGGCCTCAAGCGCTCCGTCTCCATGCCCATCCAGGCACGGCTGGGCGGCGAGCGCACCATCGACGAGGCGGTGGATCGGCTCTACACCAAGATCCGCCGCTCCACCGAGATCCACGACACCATCGCCAAGATGGAGTTCGTGGCCGACCCCGATGCCGACGACAAGGACCTGGGCATCGAGGTGGAGAAGGAGGTGGCGGACAGCCCGGTGGTGCGCATCGTCAACCAGATGTTCACCCAGGCCATCCAGGAGCGCGCCACCGACATCCACGTGGAGCCGCAGGAGAACCACCTGCGCATCCGCTACCGCATCGACGGCATCCTGATGGAGGCGATGAGCATCCCCATCAGCAGCCACGCCGGCATCGTCAGCCGCATCAAGATCATCTCCAAGCTCAACATCGCCGAGCGTCGCCTCACCCAGGACGGCCGCCTCTCCATCAAGACCCAGGACCGCCTGGTGGACGTGCGCGTCAGCGTGCTGCCCACCGTCTTCGGGGAGAAGGTGGTGCTGCGCCTGCTGGACAAGTCGGGTTTCATGTTCAGCCTGCGCAACCTGGGCTTCAATGACGACGACCACGCCAAGTTCAACCACTGGATCACCCAGCCCTACGGCATGGTGATCATCTCCGGCCCCACCGGCTCGGGCAAGTCCACCACCCTTTACGCCGCCTTGAGCGAGGTGCGCTCCATCACGAGCAACATCACGACGGTGGAAGACCCGGTGGAGTACCAAGTGGAAGGGATCAGCCAGGTGCAGGTGCGGGAGAAGATCGGCCTCACCTTCGCCGCCGCCCTGCGCTCCATCCTGCGCCAGGACCCGGACACCCTGCTCATCGGCGAAATCCGCGACCACGAGACGGCGGACATCGCCATCAAGTTCGCCCTGACCGGCCACCTGGTCTTCTCGACCCTGCACGCCAACGACGCCCCCTCCACCATCACGCGCTACATCGACCTGGGGGTGCCGCCCTTCCTGGTGGGCAGCTGCCTCAACCTGGTGATGGCCCAGCGCCTCGTGCGCAAGATCTGCGTCCACTGCAAGGAGGAGCGGGTCTCCACCCCGGAGGACTGGCTGGCCATCCACGAGAATCCGGACAAGTACACGGGCAAGCCGGTCTTCACCGGCAAGGGCTGCCCCCATTGCCGCAACTCCGGCTACCGCGGCCGGACGGGCATCTTCGAGATTCTCGAGGTGCGCCAGGACGTGCGCAAGCTGATCTACGACGGCGCCAGCCAGGAGCAGATCCGCGAGATGGCCATCAACCAGCATGGGATGGTGTCATTGCGCAACGCCGGCCTGCGCCGGGCGATGGAAGGCATCACGACCTTGTCGGAAGTCAAGCGCGCCACGGTGGAAGATTTCTAGCTGAAGGTCAGGCGTCCCGCTTCCCATCGTCACCGGGATCGCTATCGCTATCGGGATCGCTATCGGGATCGCTATCGGGACCATCTTCCTGTCACGATCCCCGAGGACTCGGAATCGAGAAGGAACCACCAACCCGTGCGACAGGAACGCCCTCGGTCGGACCTTGGATTCACCATCCGATTCCGATCCCGATCGCGATCCCGATCCCGAGGGAAGGCGGACTGCCGCGTCAACACGATCAGGCGTAGGAACAGCCCATGCCCAAATTCAACTATGTGATCCGCAACGCCGCCGGCCACCGCGTGGAGGCGACGATCACGGCCAACACCTTCGACGCCGCCCTGGAGATGGTGAAGAACCAGGGCACCCTCATCTCGCTGAAGGAGGCCAAGGGCGATCAGGTGCAGCGCCTGACGGTGCTGGACAAGATCAACATGGCCCTCGAAACGGTGAAGAACCATGTGCCCTTGAAGACCATGGTCTTCTTCACGCGGCAGTTGTCGACCATGTTCTCCGCCGGCCTGACGCTGGAGAAGGCCATCGGCAACCTGGCGCGGGAGGAGCGCAACAAGAAGTTCAAGCGGACCCTGATGGGCGTCCACGCCGAGATCAAGAAGGGTCTGCAGCTCTCCGACGCCATGGCCCACTATCCCTATCACTTCAGCAACCTCTACATCGCGTTGGTGAAGGCGGGCGAGGTCTCGGGCTCCCTGCACACGGTGCTGACGGACATGGCCGACTACCTGGAGACAGTGGAGGACACGCGCCAGGAAGTGAAGGGCGCCATGTACTACCCCATCTTCATGATCCTCTTCCTCTTCTTTGTCGTGTTCATCCTGCTGTGGAAGATCATTCCGCAGTTCACGGACATCTACACCCAGCTGGGCGCCACCCTGCCGGCCCCCACCCGCGCCATGGTGACCCTTTCCGAGTTGATCGCCGAGAACTTCTTCATCTCGGTCTTCATCCTGGTCTTCTCCGTCTTCTGGCTGTGGGTGCTGACCTTGACCGACCGCGGCGAGCTGGTGCTGGACCAGCTGCTGCTCAAGATGCCCGTCTTCGGCGGCCTCATCCACGACAGTGTGATGAACAAGTAC
This genomic interval carries:
- the pilO gene encoding type 4a pilus biogenesis protein PilO, with protein sequence MKRNITGYVLLLAFAIAMSYAFSTIVIAKPQRITELEAQLKFEQEKLISAQILASELVSVSSMIEKNLAGSTRDGLTEEASLDFLNTIIVRLSELGCEITDLKALPREKNITDYIRTPYQVSFRGTYAQFGRFLSEMEKDSRLVTVEFLKIDNDLTQLNFARTFDDLKTHNFIVKFSTLTLVRSDQDTDAVAKGGPGATTANTGNAAVLAGEDGQ
- a CDS encoding ATPase, T2SS/T4P/T4SS family, with translation MFEKIGEILVRKGFINQEQVRQAISQNYMGKKLGQVMLDLNMITEDQLVEGLAEQLGVDFVSSERILLADDDALTKVGEDFAKANRIVPIVIEHGVLVVAMADTDDLSVLDGLKRSVSMPIQARLGGERTIDEAVDRLYTKIRRSTEIHDTIAKMEFVADPDADDKDLGIEVEKEVADSPVVRIVNQMFTQAIQERATDIHVEPQENHLRIRYRIDGILMEAMSIPISSHAGIVSRIKIISKLNIAERRLTQDGRLSIKTQDRLVDVRVSVLPTVFGEKVVLRLLDKSGFMFSLRNLGFNDDDHAKFNHWITQPYGMVIISGPTGSGKSTTLYAALSEVRSITSNITTVEDPVEYQVEGISQVQVREKIGLTFAAALRSILRQDPDTLLIGEIRDHETADIAIKFALTGHLVFSTLHANDAPSTITRYIDLGVPPFLVGSCLNLVMAQRLVRKICVHCKEERVSTPEDWLAIHENPDKYTGKPVFTGKGCPHCRNSGYRGRTGIFEILEVRQDVRKLIYDGASQEQIREMAINQHGMVSLRNAGLRRAMEGITTLSEVKRATVEDF
- a CDS encoding type II secretion system F family protein; the protein is MPKFNYVIRNAAGHRVEATITANTFDAALEMVKNQGTLISLKEAKGDQVQRLTVLDKINMALETVKNHVPLKTMVFFTRQLSTMFSAGLTLEKAIGNLAREERNKKFKRTLMGVHAEIKKGLQLSDAMAHYPYHFSNLYIALVKAGEVSGSLHTVLTDMADYLETVEDTRQEVKGAMYYPIFMILFLFFVVFILLWKIIPQFTDIYTQLGATLPAPTRAMVTLSELIAENFFISVFILVFSVFWLWVLTLTDRGELVLDQLLLKMPVFGGLIHDSVMNKYAKTLGILFGSGVTVTEALKLVQSVVGNSVISRGVGDLQEMLKEGYSLSNAMIKTGIFPPTLVQLTQTGEETGELDTLLKKAAEFYQKQVESVIARLTSLIEPMMIIGIGVVIATIVVVIYLPVFEFGQAVQQLGY